A single region of the Methylocystis echinoides genome encodes:
- the rplL gene encoding 50S ribosomal protein L7/L12, translating into MANLEKIVEDLSALTVLEAAELAKLLEEKWGVSAAAAVAVAAAPAAGGAAPAAEEKTEFNVILASAGDKKIEVIKEVRGITGLGLKEAKDLVEGAPKPVKEGASKEEAEKIKATLEKVGAKVELK; encoded by the coding sequence ATGGCTAATCTCGAAAAGATCGTCGAAGACCTCTCGGCTCTCACCGTCCTCGAGGCGGCTGAGCTCGCGAAGCTCCTCGAAGAGAAGTGGGGCGTTTCCGCCGCCGCCGCCGTCGCCGTCGCCGCTGCGCCGGCCGCTGGCGGCGCCGCTCCGGCCGCCGAAGAGAAGACCGAGTTCAACGTGATCCTGGCTTCGGCCGGCGACAAGAAGATCGAAGTCATCAAGGAAGTCCGTGGCATCACCGGCCTCGGCCTGAAGGAAGCCAAGGACCTCGTCGAGGGCGCGCCGAAGCCGGTCAAGGAAGGCGCTTCCAAGGAAGAGGCCGAGAAGATCAAGGCGACCCTCGAGAAGGTCGGCGCCAAGGTCGAGCTCAAGTAA
- the rplJ gene encoding 50S ribosomal protein L10, with protein MDRAEKKEAVAALHQVFNQAGAIVVAHYSGLTVAQMQALRKRARAEGATVQVAKNRLAKIALDGASTANFGSLLKGPTLIAYSDDPVAAPKVAAAFAKENDKFVILGGAMGATLLNPDGVKSLATLPSLDELRGTLVGLIQAPATKLAQLSTAPAAKLARVFGAYAKKDAA; from the coding sequence GTGGATAGAGCGGAGAAAAAAGAAGCCGTCGCGGCGTTGCACCAGGTCTTTAATCAGGCCGGGGCGATCGTCGTTGCGCACTACTCCGGCTTGACGGTCGCCCAGATGCAGGCTCTGCGCAAGCGGGCCCGCGCCGAGGGCGCCACTGTTCAGGTCGCCAAGAACCGCCTCGCCAAGATCGCTCTGGACGGCGCGAGCACCGCCAATTTCGGTTCCCTGCTGAAGGGACCGACCCTGATCGCCTATTCGGACGATCCGGTGGCGGCGCCGAAGGTGGCCGCGGCCTTCGCCAAGGAGAACGACAAGTTCGTCATCCTGGGCGGAGCCATGGGCGCCACGCTGCTGAACCCCGACGGCGTCAAGTCGCTTGCGACCCTGCCGTCTCTCGACGAACTGCGCGGCACGCTCGTGGGCCTCATTCAGGCGCCCGCGACCAAGCTCGCCCAGCTCTCGACCGCGCCTGCCGCCAAGCTCGCGCGTGTGTTCGGCGCTTACGCCAAGAAAGACGCGGCCTAA